A section of the Acidobacteriota bacterium genome encodes:
- a CDS encoding FlgD immunoglobulin-like domain containing protein, protein MKVPAVLLFALLALGSVGQAHGFDRVAVHSARMQGLDLGERAGSNVRTSGTSPVAAAFSDILLSQYQGPARFDQENPCLRELIDGGRLIAWEDTRWGARKIFYQLFDADANRSGGNQFTAGSAMGTDYVEPSLAVDTSGRIYLFYRDKTRGLVFGSRYLPDLTVDLPEFLVNDTSSGSFAGPFALAVFPDGRTVVVWENYDATGSNIGVRIYNTGGVSVFGPGRVNSDVSIAQLWVPSVAAEPSTGFLVAWEDYRSGNADIYARLFDGDGDAVGDDFAVIEPIAGATDQFAPQMVYSAVDGYVIGWIDRREGQEVFIQQWDSNSGRVGENRRISLGDTLVSNWDLDLAASDEGKILASWAAFGAANSILAVRFDSGMVPGGPAQVHNLSEYGGRWGPSGDYGQGGRYSLTWTEFEDDDPDIDFMVFNDSAEQTFDPEIRVNLDSSGAPSLAPSVAASTDWYDLFVWVDERYDAGDVYLQTLSAAGVRLYGNLRVNQDTGMSLQAEPAIAVSETQSLVVWTDSRPLAGIAGQRIFGRYATPLGEFEGDEFLVSDTGQAAVKGVVKAVMASSGQALAVWTDRRDTVPQVWGRWLTPSGTLDGDEFQISDPVTDRKNADLHTGVDALGQFYVVWLDRGGTDPAVKGKWYETGKAEGGAFTWMSSVPGVTIDDIAVDVNQAGEIILFWSGAAGGVREIYSTRLSSSGAVLTPPLEVTDHPDADATQPAVSVDENGYVGAAWVDRRNGARQVYYQILDNSFLPVGVNEPVSSVIPEFMESPATDAHRGRAWFAWADPRANGLNVYASSVVYLPTDVEDETEDVLPAAFGLHQNYPNPFNPATTIEFSVPVSSELTLTVYNLLGRRVKILAQGRYSTGTHRILWDGTDDSGDPVASGVYLYRLGSDEFSEQRKMLLLK, encoded by the coding sequence ATGAAGGTTCCGGCAGTACTGCTCTTTGCTTTACTGGCTCTTGGTTCGGTTGGTCAGGCCCACGGTTTCGACCGAGTTGCGGTGCATTCGGCCCGAATGCAGGGACTCGACCTTGGTGAAAGGGCGGGTTCCAACGTACGCACCAGCGGGACGAGCCCCGTTGCGGCTGCGTTTTCGGATATCCTGTTGTCCCAGTATCAAGGCCCGGCCAGATTCGATCAGGAGAACCCCTGCCTTAGAGAACTGATCGACGGGGGCCGGCTGATCGCCTGGGAGGACACTCGCTGGGGAGCCCGCAAAATCTTTTACCAGCTTTTCGATGCCGACGCCAACCGGTCGGGCGGTAACCAGTTCACCGCAGGATCCGCCATGGGCACTGATTACGTTGAACCCAGCCTGGCCGTGGATACCTCAGGTCGCATCTACCTGTTCTACCGTGACAAAACGCGCGGGCTGGTTTTTGGCTCGCGGTATTTGCCGGATCTGACGGTTGATCTGCCCGAGTTCCTCGTCAACGACACCAGTTCGGGCTCGTTCGCCGGTCCCTTTGCCCTGGCCGTTTTTCCGGACGGCCGGACGGTTGTCGTCTGGGAGAACTACGACGCCACCGGCTCGAACATAGGCGTGAGAATTTACAATACCGGCGGCGTCAGTGTCTTCGGTCCGGGCAGGGTCAACTCCGACGTCAGCATTGCGCAACTCTGGGTACCTTCAGTAGCCGCCGAACCCAGCACCGGGTTTCTTGTTGCGTGGGAGGATTACCGGTCAGGAAACGCAGACATTTATGCCCGCTTGTTCGACGGTGACGGCGATGCGGTGGGGGATGACTTCGCGGTCATCGAACCCATTGCCGGCGCTACCGACCAGTTCGCGCCTCAGATGGTCTATTCCGCCGTCGACGGTTACGTGATCGGCTGGATTGACAGACGTGAGGGCCAGGAGGTCTTCATTCAGCAGTGGGATTCCAACAGCGGGCGGGTCGGAGAGAATCGTCGAATCTCTCTCGGAGATACTCTCGTCAGCAACTGGGATCTGGACCTGGCGGCATCTGACGAGGGTAAGATCCTGGCGTCGTGGGCGGCCTTCGGAGCGGCGAACTCGATACTGGCTGTCCGCTTTGATTCGGGGATGGTACCGGGCGGACCGGCGCAGGTGCACAATCTCTCGGAGTACGGCGGCCGCTGGGGTCCGTCAGGAGATTACGGCCAGGGCGGCCGGTACTCGCTGACCTGGACCGAATTCGAAGATGACGATCCCGATATTGATTTCATGGTATTTAACGATTCGGCTGAGCAGACGTTTGATCCCGAAATACGCGTTAACCTGGACAGCAGTGGGGCGCCTTCGTTGGCGCCTTCGGTTGCCGCCTCGACGGACTGGTATGATCTGTTTGTCTGGGTTGACGAGCGGTACGACGCCGGCGACGTTTACCTTCAGACACTTTCGGCGGCGGGAGTACGGCTGTATGGCAACCTCCGTGTCAATCAGGACACGGGCATGAGCCTGCAGGCCGAGCCGGCGATAGCTGTTTCGGAGACGCAGTCGCTGGTTGTCTGGACGGACAGCCGCCCGTTGGCCGGGATTGCGGGACAAAGAATCTTCGGGCGGTACGCCACCCCGCTGGGCGAGTTTGAAGGCGACGAGTTTCTGGTCTCGGATACAGGTCAGGCCGCCGTAAAAGGCGTGGTCAAGGCGGTGATGGCGTCCTCGGGGCAGGCCCTGGCGGTTTGGACGGACAGGCGCGATACGGTCCCACAGGTCTGGGGACGATGGCTGACTCCTTCAGGTACGCTTGATGGCGACGAATTCCAAATATCTGATCCGGTTACCGATCGCAAGAACGCCGATCTGCACACCGGCGTCGACGCGCTCGGGCAGTTCTACGTCGTCTGGCTCGACCGTGGCGGCACCGATCCCGCGGTCAAGGGTAAGTGGTACGAGACGGGCAAGGCCGAGGGCGGCGCCTTCACGTGGATGTCGTCAGTTCCCGGGGTGACTATCGACGATATCGCCGTTGACGTCAATCAGGCCGGGGAGATCATTCTGTTCTGGAGCGGCGCCGCGGGTGGAGTGAGGGAAATATACTCGACCCGGCTTTCTTCCAGCGGTGCCGTCCTGACGCCGCCGCTCGAAGTGACGGACCATCCCGATGCCGACGCCACGCAACCGGCCGTCTCAGTCGATGAGAACGGCTACGTCGGTGCCGCCTGGGTGGATCGCCGCAACGGCGCCCGGCAAGTCTACTACCAGATACTTGACAATTCGTTCCTGCCGGTCGGCGTCAACGAACCCGTCTCTTCGGTTATTCCCGAGTTTATGGAATCGCCGGCCACCGATGCCCATCGGGGAAGGGCCTGGTTTGCCTGGGCGGACCCGCGCGCGAACGGTTTGAACGTCTATGCGTCCAGTGTCGTGTACCTGCCCACCGACGTTGAAGACGAGACCGAGGACGTGTTGCCGGCCGCGTTTGGTCTGCACCAAAACTACCCGAACCCGTTCAACCCGGCCACGACGATTGAGTTCTCCGTCCCCGTCA